The Limosilactobacillus panis DNA segment GTTGGTAAGACGGGGACCGAATTCTTGAAGAAACAGGACATGAACATTATTTACCAGTATTCTGGTGTTAGCGATGTTCCGTTGTTCCGTGAGGTTCTCCCGATTGTCCGGACGGCGGTTCAAATGTACAATGACCAAGTATTCGACGAAATGTATTTGGTATTTAGCCACTACGTTAACCGGATTACTTCCCATGTCATTGCCCATGATATTCTGCCAATTACGGAACATTCATTACTTGACGATGAGGGAAGTATGCCTGAAAAAGATAAGGGCAAGACACCACTTGACAATAGTGATGTAACTGCGGCCCATGTTTCGGCTGAGTATGAATTTGAGCCATCGGATACGGTGATTGTTTCTGCATTGGTTGCCCAATATGCAGAAAGTTTATTATATGGAGCTATTTTGGATGCTAAGACATCTGAACACTCCTCAAGTGCGAATGCCATGCGGTCTGCAACTGACAATGCTGATGATATTATTTCAACATTGGAATTGCAGTATAACCGTGCGCGGCAGGCTGCTATCACTACGGAAATCACTGAAATTACCGGTGGGATGACAGCACAAGAATAATTTCTAACGTAGGAGGAAACAACATGAGTTCTGGTAAAGTTGTACAAGTTATCGGACCAGTTGTCGATGTTGAATTCCCCTTAGACGGTAAGCTTCCTGAAATTAACGATGCTTTGAAGATCAAGGAAAGTGATGACAAGACTTTGACGACTGAAGTTGCCCTTGAACTGGGTGACGGGGTTGTTCGGACGATTGCCATGGACGGAACCGACGGTCTTCAGCGGGGAATGGAAGTTGAAAACACTGGTGCATCAATTAGTGTGCCAGTTGGTGACGATACTCTGGGACGAGTATTTAACGTCTTAGGTGAACCTGTTGATAACGGACCGAAATTTGGCCCTGACGCAAAGCGGATGCCAATTCACCGTGATGCACCAAAGTACGACGAATTAAACAACAACACGGAAATTTTGGAAACTGGTATTAAGGTTATTGACCTGCTGGCCCCATATGTTCGTGGTGGTAAGATTGGTCTGTTCGGTGGTGCCGGTGTTGGTAAGACCGTTTTGATTCAGGAATTGATTCACAATATCGCCCAAGGTCACAATGGTATTTCTGTCTTCACAGGTGTTGGTGAACGGACCCGTGAAGGTAACGATATGTACTACGAAATGAAGGCCTCCGGGGTTCTTGAAAAGACCGCCATGGTCTATGGTCAGATGAACGAACCACCTGGTGCCCGGATGCGGGTTGCCTTAACTGGTCTGACGATTGCGGAATACTTCCGTGATGTTAAGGGTCAAGACGTGCTTCTGTTCATCGACAACATTTTCCGGTTTACCCAGGCCGGTTCAGAAGTTTCTGCCCTGTTAGGGCGGATTCCTTCAGCCGTTGGTTACCAGCCAACACTGGCTACTGAAATGGGTCAGTTGCAGGAACGGATTACTTCAACCAAGAAGGGTTCCATTACGTCTATTCAAGCCGTTTATGTTCCTGCCGATGACTACACCGATCCTGCACCAGCCACGACTTTTGCCCACCTGGATGCAACTACCAACCTTGAACGTCGTCTGACCCAAATTGGTATTTACCCAGCCGTGGACCCACTGGAATCAACTTCAACGGCATTAACTCCTGAAATTGTTGGTAAGGAACACTACGAAGTCGCTACCCAAGTTCAACACGTTCTTCAACGGTACCATGAATTACAAGACATCATTTCTATTCTCGGGATGGATGAATTGTCCGATGAAGAAAAGACAATCGTTGCTCGTGCACGGCGGATTCAAAACTTCCTTTCCCAAAGTTTCAGTGTTGCCGAACAATTTACTGGTACGCCAGGTAAATATGTTCCACTGAAGGACACCATCAAGGGCTTCAAGGGAATTCTTGAGGGTAAGTATGATGACCTTCCGGAAGAAGCATTCCGACTGGTTGGGACAATCGACGATGCTGTAGAAAAAGCAAAGAAAATGAAGGCTGAGACTGACCAAGAAAACGCAGAAGATTAGGAGGGATAATTTATGGCTGATAGTAAATTTAAGGTCACCATTATTACTCCTGATGGCACTATCTATGATAATGACGAGGCAACTATGATTGTCATGAACACCGCTGGTGGACAAATGGGAATCATGGCTAACCACGTGCCTCTGATTGCTTCTCTGAAGATCAGTGTTGTTCGCGTCAAACATGATGACGGTGAGGACGAAGTTGCCGCAGTTAACGGTGGGATCATGCAATTTGATGGCCATGAAGCGCTAATTGCGGCTGACAGTGCCGAACTGCCAGAACGGATTGACGTTGAACGTGCTCAACATGCGAAGGAACGGTCCGAAAAGGCGATTGAAGCAGCTAAGAAGAGTCACAATAAGGATGACTTGGCCCGGGCTGAAGTTCACCTTAAGCGGGCAATTAACCGTTTGAAAGCATCAAAGTACAGCAAAAAACTACAATAATTTGTCCAAGAAGGGGGCAGGGCTAACTGGTCCCTTTCTTGTTCATCCATGGTCGCCCATATCTCTGTAGATATGGACGGCCATTTGCCGTTTAAAGGGGCAGACCTTTTAATTAATGGTTAAACTTTTTGGTTAACGGTTCATTATTAGAAATGTTATGATATGATACAAAATGGCTGCTAGGAGGTTTTGGAATGCAAGTAACGGGAATACACGCACTATTTGAAATTATCGTTCAATTTCTCTTCATCTGGCTGGCCTTTACGGCTATCCAGGGATTTCATATTGAGTGCCTCTTCAAACGCCCGCCACGCACCCTGCCGTTGATGATTGTTTTATTGGCAACAGCCATTGGTTACCTCTGTGCTAATTTCTTTCTCGGAATCATCACAGCGATTGGTAACCTTACATACTTAGTTCGTTAGTGCTGGGGAGGTTTGTTATGGAAAAGATAATTATCAAGGGTGGTCACCCCTTAAAGGGTAAGGTTGCGGTGGAAGGTTCCAAAAACGCAGTCTTGCCAATGCAGGCGGCGGCGATTCTTGCCGTTCAGGGAACGGTTATTTTAAACAATGTTCCGCCAGTGACTGATGTGCAGGTTATGGACCGGCTTTTGCAGTTCTTGAACCTCAAAACCGCGTATGGAGAAAAGGAACGCCAGTTAGTCATCAACGGCAGTTCCCCCTTATCATCAGAGGCAACATACGATTATGTAGGTAAGATGCGGGCTTCCTTGTTAGTAATGGGACCGCTATTAGCCCGGACCGGCTACGTCCGAATTGCCTTACCGGGGGGCTGTTCAATCGGGGCCCGGCCAATTGACCTCTACCTGAAGGGGATGGAAATGCTGGGAGCTGCGATTAAGCAGGATGCGGGCTTCATTGAGGCCTCTTGTAACCACCTGGTCGGTACCCGAATTCCCCTTGATTTTCCCAGCGCTGGGGCAACGGAAAATATTATGATGGCCGCAACCATGGCTGAGGGAATTACGACGATTGAAAACGCTGCCTGTGAGCCCGAAGTTGTGGAACTAGCAAACCTCCTCAATAAGATGGGTGCCCGGGTCCATGGGGCCGGAAGTAAGGTTATCCGTATCCAGGGGGTCTACTTCCTCCACGGTGCAGAATACACGGTAATGCCGGACAGAATTGAGGCCGGGACCTTCATGATTGCCGCGGCCATTACCAACGGTGACGTAATCGTCAACGGGGCGGTCCCAGAATACAGTGTCTCACTCATTGCTAAGTTAGAAGAGATGGGGGTCACCGTGATTAAGCAGGCAAACGGAATCCGGGTCCTCGGGACGTCCATACTGCTACCGGCTGCGGTCAAAACGATGCCGTATCCGGGCTTTTCGACCGACCTGCAACCGCAGATGACTGTTCTTCAGCTCCTTGCTAATGGGACCAGTACAATGGAAGAGCACATCTTTGAGAAGCGTTTCATGCACTTAGAAGAACTAAGACGAATGAACGCCCACTTCCAAATCAACGGTTCAGTGGCTACCCTGCTGGGCCCGAGTCGCTTTAGTGGGGCTGAAGTGGCAGCCACTGACCTCCGCGCGGGTGCTGCCTTGGTCCTGGCTGGCTTGGTTGCCAAGGGTATTACTCAGGTAAGGCGGCCAGACTGTTTGGACCGCGGATACTTTCATTTCTACCAGAAGCTACAGAAGCTAGGGGCCCAGATTGACCGGAGCGACATCGAAGACCAGTTTAAACTGACCCCCATGAACAACCCGGGGTAAATCGGGGAAGTAACGAGGAGTAACCACCTGAGATGTGGTATAATACGAACGATATTAACTTAAAAATAAGCGCTTTGATTAGCAGGAAATCCGCATCAAGCGAAAAGGAGATAAGTTGAATGGCTAAAGATATCGGAATCGATTTAGGGACTGCCAACGTCCTTATCTATGTGCAGGGCAAGGGGATTGTCCTGAATGAACCTTCTGTTGTGGCAATCGATACTCAAACCAACAAAGTTTTGGCAGTGGGGTCTGAAGCTTACCGAATGGTGGGCCGGACCCCAAGCAACATCCGGGCAATTCGGCCACTGAAGAACGGGGTCATTTCAGACTTCGATGTTACCCAGGAAATGCTTTCCTACTTCATCGGTAAGTTGAGCGTTAAGGGCTTCATGTCTAAGCCAAACATCATGATCTGTGCTCCAACTAACATCACGGAAATTGAACGGAAAGCAATTATTCAAGCCGCCGAACAGTCCGGTGGGGGCAAAGTTTACCTGGAATACGAACCAAAAGTTGCTGCCATTGGTGCCGGGCTGGATATCTTTAAGCCCCGCGGAAGCATGGTAATCGACATGGGTGGTGGTACTAGTGATATCGCTATCTTGTCACTTGGTGATATTGTTGCTAGCCAATCAATTCGGATGGCCGGGGACAAGATGAATAACGACATCGCTGCCTACATCAAGGATAAGGACGGCCTGGTGATTGGTGAACATACTGCCGAAAACATCAAGATGGAAATTGGGACCGCTCTCAAGGTAGATGAACCTAAGGAAATGGATGTTCGTGGTCGGGACGTGGCTAGCGGGATGCCAAAACAGGTCACTGTTAACCAAAATGAAATTGAAGAAGCACTCCACGATACCCTGGAGCAAATCGTCACTGCTACCATTAACGTCTTAGAGACGATTCCACCAGAATTAGCTAGTGACATCATTGACC contains these protein-coding regions:
- a CDS encoding F0F1 ATP synthase subunit gamma yields the protein MPASLAAVKHKIESTKSTRQITSAMQMVSTAKLNQIQHHTQTYEVYAEKVKQMLADLVKSHSATSAASQDDVYAALFKKRPVKKTGILVITSDRGLVGSYNSNILKQTMALMKEHNLNKDNTVFLTVGKTGTEFLKKQDMNIIYQYSGVSDVPLFREVLPIVRTAVQMYNDQVFDEMYLVFSHYVNRITSHVIAHDILPITEHSLLDDEGSMPEKDKGKTPLDNSDVTAAHVSAEYEFEPSDTVIVSALVAQYAESLLYGAILDAKTSEHSSSANAMRSATDNADDIISTLELQYNRARQAAITTEITEITGGMTAQE
- the atpD gene encoding F0F1 ATP synthase subunit beta → MSSGKVVQVIGPVVDVEFPLDGKLPEINDALKIKESDDKTLTTEVALELGDGVVRTIAMDGTDGLQRGMEVENTGASISVPVGDDTLGRVFNVLGEPVDNGPKFGPDAKRMPIHRDAPKYDELNNNTEILETGIKVIDLLAPYVRGGKIGLFGGAGVGKTVLIQELIHNIAQGHNGISVFTGVGERTREGNDMYYEMKASGVLEKTAMVYGQMNEPPGARMRVALTGLTIAEYFRDVKGQDVLLFIDNIFRFTQAGSEVSALLGRIPSAVGYQPTLATEMGQLQERITSTKKGSITSIQAVYVPADDYTDPAPATTFAHLDATTNLERRLTQIGIYPAVDPLESTSTALTPEIVGKEHYEVATQVQHVLQRYHELQDIISILGMDELSDEEKTIVARARRIQNFLSQSFSVAEQFTGTPGKYVPLKDTIKGFKGILEGKYDDLPEEAFRLVGTIDDAVEKAKKMKAETDQENAED
- a CDS encoding F0F1 ATP synthase subunit epsilon; translation: MADSKFKVTIITPDGTIYDNDEATMIVMNTAGGQMGIMANHVPLIASLKISVVRVKHDDGEDEVAAVNGGIMQFDGHEALIAADSAELPERIDVERAQHAKERSEKAIEAAKKSHNKDDLARAEVHLKRAINRLKASKYSKKLQ
- a CDS encoding DUF1146 family protein; the protein is MQVTGIHALFEIIVQFLFIWLAFTAIQGFHIECLFKRPPRTLPLMIVLLATAIGYLCANFFLGIITAIGNLTYLVR
- the murA gene encoding UDP-N-acetylglucosamine 1-carboxyvinyltransferase, producing MEKIIIKGGHPLKGKVAVEGSKNAVLPMQAAAILAVQGTVILNNVPPVTDVQVMDRLLQFLNLKTAYGEKERQLVINGSSPLSSEATYDYVGKMRASLLVMGPLLARTGYVRIALPGGCSIGARPIDLYLKGMEMLGAAIKQDAGFIEASCNHLVGTRIPLDFPSAGATENIMMAATMAEGITTIENAACEPEVVELANLLNKMGARVHGAGSKVIRIQGVYFLHGAEYTVMPDRIEAGTFMIAAAITNGDVIVNGAVPEYSVSLIAKLEEMGVTVIKQANGIRVLGTSILLPAAVKTMPYPGFSTDLQPQMTVLQLLANGTSTMEEHIFEKRFMHLEELRRMNAHFQINGSVATLLGPSRFSGAEVAATDLRAGAALVLAGLVAKGITQVRRPDCLDRGYFHFYQKLQKLGAQIDRSDIEDQFKLTPMNNPG
- a CDS encoding rod shape-determining protein, translating into MAKDIGIDLGTANVLIYVQGKGIVLNEPSVVAIDTQTNKVLAVGSEAYRMVGRTPSNIRAIRPLKNGVISDFDVTQEMLSYFIGKLSVKGFMSKPNIMICAPTNITEIERKAIIQAAEQSGGGKVYLEYEPKVAAIGAGLDIFKPRGSMVIDMGGGTSDIAILSLGDIVASQSIRMAGDKMNNDIAAYIKDKDGLVIGEHTAENIKMEIGTALKVDEPKEMDVRGRDVASGMPKQVTVNQNEIEEALHDTLEQIVTATINVLETIPPELASDIIDRGIMLTGGTSLLNGIDQLFSSRLKVPVVVSQDPLDNVAKGAGEMLERMQKADKK